From Poecile atricapillus isolate bPoeAtr1 chromosome 11, bPoeAtr1.hap1, whole genome shotgun sequence, one genomic window encodes:
- the MAPK6 gene encoding mitogen-activated protein kinase 6 has protein sequence MAEKFESLMNIHGFDLGSRYMDLKPLGCGGNGLVFSAVDNDCDKRVAVKKIVLTDPQSVKHALREIKIIRRLDHDNIVKVFEILGPSGSQLTDDVGSLTELNCVYIVQEYMETDLANLLEQGPLLEDHARLFMYQLLRGLKYIHSANVLHRDLKPANLFINTEDLVLKIGDFGLARIMDPHYSHKGHLSEGLVTKWYRSPRLLLSPNNYTKAIDMWAAGCIFAEMLTGKTLFAGAHELEQMQLILESIPVVHEEDRQELLNVIPVYIRNDMTEPHKPLTQLLPGISPEALDFLEQILTFSPMDRLTAEEALSHPYMSIYSFPTDEPISSHPFHIEDEVDDILLMDESHSHIYNWERYHESQFSDHDWPIHNNYEADEVQRDPRALSDVTDEEEVQVDPRKYLDGDREKYLEDPAFDTHFSTEPCWQYSDHHENKYCDLECSHTCNYKMRSSSYLDNLVWRDSEVNHYYEPKLIIDLSNWKEQSKEKSDKKGKSKCEKNGLVKAQIALEEASQQLVEKEREKNQGFDFDSFIAETIQLSLQHESTDVDKLNDLNSSVSQIELKGIISKSVSREKQEKGMANLAQLEALYQTSWDSQFVSGGEGCFLIDQFCCEVRKDEQVEKENTYTSYLDKFFSKKEDAEMLEPEPVEEGKLGEKEREESFLSNSGELLFNKQLEAIGIPQFHSPVGSPLKSIQATLTPSAMKSSPQIPHKTYSSILKHLN, from the exons atggcagaaaaatttGAAAGTCTCATGAACATTCATGGTTTTGATCTGGGCTCTCGATATATGGACTTAAAACCACTGGGCTGTGGTGGAAACGGCTTAGTTTTTTCTGCTGTCGATAATGACTGTGACAAAAGAGTAGCTGTCAAGAAAATTGTCCTTACAGATCCCCAGAGTGTTAAACATGCTCTACGTGAGATCAAAATTATTAGAAGACTTGACCACGATAACATTGTCAAAGTATTTGAAATTCTTGGTCCCAGTGGAAGCCAGTTAACAGATGATGTGGGCTCCCTGACAGAATTGAACTGTGTTTACATTGTCCAGGAATACATGGAGACAGATCTGGCTAATTTGCTAGAGCAAGGCCCATTACTGGAAGATCATGCCAGACTTTTCATGTACCAGCTGCTACGTGGGCTCAAGTATATTCACTCTGCAAATGTTCTGCATAGAGATCTCAAACCAGCTAATCTTTTCATTAATACTGAAGACTTGGTGCTGAAGATTGGTGACTTTGGTCTTGCACGAATCATGGATCCTCATTATTCCCACAAG GGCCATCTTTCTGAAGGATTGGTTACTAAATGGTACAGATCGCCCCGGCTTTTGCTTTCTCCTAACAACTACACTAAAGCCATTGACATGTGGGCTGCAGGTTGCATCTTTGCTGAAATGCTGACTGGGAAAACCCTCTTTGCAG GTGCACATGAACTTGAACAGATGCAGTTGATTCTAGAATCAATTCCTGTTGTACATGAGGAGGACCGTCAGGAGCTTCTCAATGTAATTCCAGTTTACATTAGAAACGATATGACTGAGCCACACAAACCTTTAACTCAGTTGCTTCCAGGCATCAGTCCTGAAG CACTGGACTTCCTGGAGCAAATTCTGACATTTAGTCCCATGGATCGATTGACAGCAGAAGAAGCTTTGTCCCATCCTTATATGAGCATTTATTCCTTTCCAACGGATGAGCCTATTTCAAGTCATCCTTTTCACATTGAAGATGAGGTTGATGATATTCTGCTAATGGATGAAAGTCACAGCCATATTTATAATTGGGAAAG ATACCATGAAAGTCAATTTTCAGACCATGACTGGCCTATTCATAATAACTATGAAGCTGATGAAGTTCAGCGTGATCCAAGGGCTCTCTCTGATGTTACTGATGAAGAAGAAGTGCAAGTAGATCCTCGCAAATATTTGGATGGAGACCGTGAAAAGTACCTGGAGGATCCTGCCTTTGACACCCACTTCTCTACTGAGCCTTGCTGGCAGTACTCAGatcaccatgaaaacaagtATTGTGATCTGGAATGTAGTCACACTTGTAATTACAAAATGAGGTCATCTTCATACCTAGATAATTTAGTTTGGCGAGACAGTGAAGTTAACCATTACTATGAGCCCAAGCTTATTATAGATCTTTCAAACTGGAAggaacaaagcaaagaaaagtCTGACAAGAAAGGCAAGTCTAAATGTGAAAAGAATGGGTTGGTGAAAGCTCAGATAGCACTTGAGGAAGCATCACAGCAACTTGttgaaaaagaaagggagaagaatCAAGGGTTTGACTTTGATTCTTTTATAGCAGAAACCATCCAGCTTAGTTTACAACATGAGTCTACTGATGTTGATAAATTAAATGACTTGAATAGTTCAGTGTCTCAGATAGAGTTGAAAGGAATAATATCCAAGTCGGTGAGCAGAGAGAAGCAGGAGAAGGGAATGGCCAATTTGGCACAGTTAGAAGCTCTGTACCAAACTTCTTGGGACAGTCAGTTTGTCAGTGGTGGGGAGGGGTGCTTCCTCATAGACCAGTTCTGTTGCGAAGTAAGGAAAGATGAACaagttgaaaaagaaaatacttacaCCAGTTATTTGGACAAATTTTTTAGTAAGAAAGAAGATGCTGAAATGCTAGAACCTGAGCCAGTAGAAGAGGGGAAGCTtggggagaaggaaagagaagagagcTTTCTCAGTAACAGTGGGGAACTCCTCTTCAACAAGCAGCTTGAGGCTATAGGTATTCCTCAGTTTCACAGCCCTGTTGGTTCGCCTCTCAAGTCCATCCAGGCCACGCTAACGCCTTCTGCTATGAAATCATCTCCCCAGATTCCCCACAAAACCTACAGCAGCATTCTGAAACATCTAAACTAA